The region aaataaggGGGTATTAATTAATACAACGATGGTAAGTTATAACAATCAAATCTCAATCCATCATCAATGAACCTTGTGGTCCTGTGAGTGCTCAAGTTTGATGTTCCATAAATAAATCTTACGTAATGATCAATCAGCTATTATTAAAAAGAGTAGTCAAGTTAGGACTTGAGAGAATGTAGATCGGTATAATTGAACTTTATTTGCCGTGAGCGCTGAAGTTTGGGGCTTAGTGACTGgcacagagagagagagttgaaaGAGACAGAAGAGAAAGCAGGCAGCAGGTAATTAAGTGTGGGGTTGGAGGGCACAtcatatgaacaaaaaaaaatttcttgaaacacAAGTCAAGCTGGTCACATGAACCAGATGCTGCTGCAACTGGTTTCTTTCATTCCCACTGCTAACTTGCTACTGCCATTAATGAAAACCAACAGTGACATGCTTCCAGAAAGGAATCCAAAGCATTCTCCAAGCACCACATGCATCTTCAGGACACCTCTATATATGATGTTGTGCCACTaacttttaattaaatcatatgtATATCACTCTTTAATGAAATTAACCAGAGTGCAACAAGAGTCATGAGTCAGTGAGTAAGTGAGTGACGCTTCCCCGTCACTCCATTCTCCAGCATCAAAACACTTGGTCATTCCTAAAGAGGAGGCGATGCGATGGAGATCATCTAAACGAGTAAATACTaaaatctttttttacttttagcaCCAATCATGCTTTAAGTTTTGGAATATTGCTGGTGTAGAGACTCATGACCATATATTACTAATAACTTAAGAACcgaatataaaacaaaattatggaTATATCATATATCCAGAATACACGGAATACAGAAGaccaaattaaacaaacaattcttttttatatatatatatatatataggaaaaaccAATTAACTTACTCGGGAAGAACATACACTTCCTTCCAGGAAATTGATGTGGTTCCCATGTGAACAGCAATGAGGAACATACACTACTACATCTCTGCTTCGATTGTCATGCAACAACAGCCTGCTATAATGGAAACCGACAATTTCCCCAAAACAAATATGTTTCCAGTATCAGTTACAAAACTTtcaaaaccaatatatatatacacatataatgTTGGGTCCATTGCAAAAAGACaacatacataattaattactaatacaCACTACTATATATTAAGTGTTCATTTCAGAGCGTTCAGGCTGCTTAATAAAGCGTAAATGTTGTTAACAAAAGACCCACCCATAATGCTTagtctctttcttttttatccaatataaataattaagcaGACGGGATCAATAATTGTGATAGTACTTGATATGTGCTGAGGTAGATATTGATGGCCTATTAATTAACAACAGTGGAAAAAGTAAATCATTTAACAttagcccaaaaaaaaaaaaacaactatataTCACTTACCAGCAAAGAGGCTACTGATTAGTAAAACCGCCTGGGAATGAATTGATGCAACAAATACATAGAAGCTTCAAATGTGGGTTGGTGCAAGGGTGATCAATAAGCTAGTCCTTAATGATTACAGCTCTCTCTTTTtcaaaatatgataattaaaaattcaaaaaataatgagAATGGACCCCCCCACATATCACATGCTGATGCCCACCTCATAATTATGTCTACCATGCATGCCATTGGACGAAACCCCCAATTAAGAAGACGAGCTATTTTTGGGTTGATTGTCCGGCCTGATAAAACTAGATAACAATCTAGAATAAGATCcggcatttattttattttatctattgtGTAAGAGgtaataaatagtaaatttgataaaaaaaaaaaaataaagggtagGAGGAAGGGGAtggaaaaaagtaaaaaacaaaagaatttcaaCAACCCCCTGGATCTACCcatctatttattatttcatcCATAGCCTAAAAGACCATTGCCATTGCAAGTGCATAAAGAGGGTGGTGGACCCACAGACGAAACTGACCACAATAATCACAATATCCGGGACATAAGAGACGCAACGGCATTACCACGTACAGCTGTATTATTGGCTTCTTCAATGGCATTGGCACCTtaaaaaagaatagaataaCAGCATCCTACAAAGCAAATTAGAAAAAGGGTAACCACAAGCATCAAGAGAAAGAAAACTTGCCAACCAACAACAATAACATCAAGAGAGCTGGAGAGTGAAAGAGTAAAGAGTGAAGACCCCACTATCCATCATTTCATGCACTAATTGAGGACACAATAGTCACAACGCCAACCATATAAAGAATGCATACAAAGAGGAAGGAGTGCAACGTAATGGAATCATATCCCCTTTTTCTAGTAGCCTTtaagctataaaaaaaaaaaacaaacaaacaaaccataAAGTTCTTTCACCCACCAGTCTAGAATCTAGATTGGTCAAGCAAACCTCTATTTTATTGGCCAATATCAATATGAAGTTGAACTAATCAAAGAGCTAAGGGAGACAGACAGCGTATGCActcaataataaagaaagaaaaaagagcaTAAACCCTCTAAAGAAAGAACAAATATGTGGGGGGGGATGGAACAAATTTATACAGATCAGAGAGGCGTGAgaacaaaaacatgaatttaCAAATCTATCAAGGGTTCCCTTCTTACCTCCTCCCTTTCAACAGTATGTTTGGTTTGTAGATATGATAACCAGCCTGAACCAGGGGAAGCAAGTAGACATTAATGAAGAAAACCTCAACCCCAATGGCACACCATCCAAAAGAATTATCAACTTTCCAGCACCAAGGCTATTGAGTGTGTGACATCTCTATACTCGGAAAGCTCTGATTGTTTGTTCCTCAAACTGCTTGATTGTATCAGCCATGCGCTTCATGTTGTCATCATATACATAGGGGATTTTCTCAAACCATGTAACATTGCCTTTTCTTGGCATGGGAACAAATTCCCGGCATGGCTCACCCAGGACATTGATGGAGTCATGGTAGTGATAGTAACGAATCATGGACTCTGTCTTGTGCGTGGTAGGTCCAATAACATTTTCTGACATATGCACTCCAGTTGCATAAGCATTCTTCGCCTGGATTGCATACTTTCGATCCCTTCGTATTCCAGTAATTGAATTTCGAAAGACAAGCTTCTCAAATCCCCATTCCCTGCATAAACCATGAAAAGATATTCTTAAGATAAAGGTTCCTGACAGAAAAAATCCGTTTGGTTTCGTTGATCAATGAAACAGGATCCAACATAGTACATAAGAAACAAAGGCTACCACcccaaacaaaacaaagaaagttAGCAATATTAGTTGGCACGATCCCTATAAAGTTTTGGTAAGGCTCCTTCAATTCATACTATGTTCAATAGCTCTTCTGCATGTTGAAAGCCTGAAACTTCACAATTGGGGTCAGTTTTGTTCAATAAGCTTTCGCCATATGCTTTCTAAGTCAGCTGCTAGCATCAAAGCTTGACAcaacatattaaataaatattggaaCCCcatccaaagaaagaaaaaggctAACAAATGTTTACCAAATATGGATTATAACCAACAAATTCAAAGGTAGTTTTACAAGTTAAGGTAAAGGGAACACAAACAAGTGTACAATAAGACTGAGACATGGCGAAAACATTTAGCATAAGAGATTCCAACAAATAAGAAAGAGCTGTCCTTTGTGAAACAAGAATGTTTGAAACCAGAAAAGTCACAAACCATACAGAACACAAGCTATGACCAAAACTTCAATTCTTCCCTCAGCAACAGGTACACGGTTTCAAAAGAATAGATTTGAATTTTACAACTCTAGGAAGATAACTAGCACTAATTAGTAATGGCAATAACCACAGGAACATGTGCCTTAATTCATATATGTTTCAAGTAACGAAATCATAATTTTGTCCCTAAAAGTCAAAACTTGTTGAGACAATAAAATTAGAGTAtccaatatcataaaaattagtCAAAGAACTCTAGGGAATGTCAGAACAAGGTATGAATCCTGACATATATCAAGTATAATCTGCAACACAGGTCGTAAGAAAAAGAAGGTCTAGTTTATAATCACAGATGGTATGTCAGATTCCGAATAAAACTAGCTTCAAGTCCCCGTGGGAAATTGCAAacaatacttgctacagtgctggATGGGTGGGAGAAAATTGATTGTCAACAAACATTAGTTGctgatttttgttgttgttgttgttgttgttgttgtgtcaTCTCCTCGAATTAAGATGAACACAAGCACACATCTAATCAAACTGTCGTCCCCAGTAGCTAAGATTTGAGAGcagaatttataaaaaaataaaaataaaaatctttccaTGGGAAATCAACGAAACAATGTGGTGAACTGTCAGTGATGTGTAAGaatgacaaagaagaagaaggtgtgtgtgtatgtaagagagatagagatagagatagagagagCTCACGTGGAGTATTTCTTGCGGGGATCAAACACACAGAGCTTACTGGACATGGGATTCTGTTCAATGGTAAACTGGGTGAAGGGTGAGAGCTCATGGAGCACAGATTCGAGGGTCTTGTTGCCGGGGATGTAGATGTACTCATCAACATCAAAGTAGAAGGTCCAATTGGCAGCATGCCGGTACCGGTGCAGGCAGTCATTCACTATCAAGAACTGGTTGTAGTAGTAGCCGTCATAGTCGGCCTGCGCTCGGATATCCTGAAGTGTGGCCCGGCCGGCCCTGATCCAGGGCTCCAGCACAGCACGCACCTCCGGGCCAACGCCGCCGGCGTCGTGGAAGACGAAATGGGATCTGGGGCCGAAGAAGTAGGCGTGGTAGGCCATCCACTCCCTGATGCGGCTAGAGCTGAGACTGCCATACAGAGAAGAGCCGCAATAGAGGTAATCGTACTGGAATGGAGGGCGAAAGCGGGACTCGTCGTAGGAGCCGGGGGCTTCCTCCAAAGCCACCAACTTTTCGAAGCGGCGGGGGGAGGGTGAGTAGTAAGCGTAGAGGAGGAGTTTGCCACCGGAGTTGTCGAGGTTCGGATTGGAGGGGAAAGTGCAGTTAACGACGACGACGGTGTAGACGCGGCCGTAGCCCCAATCAGGAAGCATCTTGTAGGCCTTGGCCCGCACATTGGGGCGGGACGGGTCGTTGGGTACCCACTCACACTTGAACCATGGCTTACCGAAGACGTGGATGGGCTTGGACGCCAGCCCCACGATGGCGAAGGTGGCCGGTCCCCCGCGGTAGGCGCCCATCTGGACGAAGAGTGCTGCAGCGCTGCCGTAAGGGCGGAAGACCCGCTTGTTGGGGTCTTGAGGGGGTTCTTGGCGTGGAGTGATGGAGCGCTTGGTGGTGCTGATGGTGGTGTTGTCCTTGGAGGCAAGGGAGGAAGATGAGATCTTTTGCATGGGGAGCGGTGTGATGAGATTGGTGTTGGAAGTGTTGGCGATGGTGCTGGGGATGGGGATGGTGGGACACGAGGCCGAAGGACGAGTTGTGGAGAGGAGGGACTCGTAGGGTTGGAGCTGCCAAATGGCCATCACC is a window of Dioscorea cayenensis subsp. rotundata cultivar TDr96_F1 chromosome 5, TDr96_F1_v2_PseudoChromosome.rev07_lg8_w22 25.fasta, whole genome shotgun sequence DNA encoding:
- the LOC120260658 gene encoding galactan beta-1,4-galactosyltransferase GALS1, with amino-acid sequence MRKDGGGGGGATAAAAAAAAAASGTSAMVLPCLDMKPFVATLVVITLVMAIWQLQPYESLLSTTRPSASCPTIPIPSTIANTSNTNLITPLPMQKISSSSLASKDNTTISTTKRSITPRQEPPQDPNKRVFRPYGSAAALFVQMGAYRGGPATFAIVGLASKPIHVFGKPWFKCEWVPNDPSRPNVRAKAYKMLPDWGYGRVYTVVVVNCTFPSNPNLDNSGGKLLLYAYYSPSPRRFEKLVALEEAPGSYDESRFRPPFQYDYLYCGSSLYGSLSSSRIREWMAYHAYFFGPRSHFVFHDAGGVGPEVRAVLEPWIRAGRATLQDIRAQADYDGYYYNQFLIVNDCLHRYRHAANWTFYFDVDEYIYIPGNKTLESVLHELSPFTQFTIEQNPMSSKLCVFDPRKKYSTEWGFEKLVFRNSITGIRRDRKYAIQAKNAYATGVHMSENVIGPTTHKTESMIRYYHYHDSINVLGEPCREFVPMPRKGNVTWFEKIPYVYDDNMKRMADTIKQFEEQTIRAFRV